ATTTCAGCGATAAATTTTTGAGTAAGCGCGATCGCCCCTTCAAAAGTAATATTTTTGTCAGCAATTAAATTCATCCTAAAAACCCTAAGCAATACAAGATAGAAAACCCTTTCTCAAACCCTCTTCATCAAGATTACGCCCAATGAAAACCAACTCACTACGACGCTTTTCCTCGGGTTTCCAAGGGCGATCTATTGTACCATCAAAAATCATGTGTACCCCTTGAAAAACCAAACGCTGATCCATACCCTGACCATTGATAATACCCTTCATACGAAATATATCAACCCCTTGGGTGCGTAAAACTTCCCCTATCCAACTTTTTAGCTTATTCGTATCAATGGGTTTTTCTTCCACCATAGCAATAGAATAAACCGAATTATCATGCTCATGGGCTTCCTCTCCCAAAAATTCAGGATCAACCTCCAAAGCATTACTCAAATCAAAGGCTTTCACCCCCAAAATTTTATCCATCTCCACCGCACTATTTTGAGTATGATAAATCTTCGCCATTCGATTCATACCCTTAATCTTGGCTTCCAACTCCTTCAACTCCTCAGCAGAAACCAAATCAGTTTTATTGAGCAAAATTATATCAGCAAAGGCAATTTGTTCCTCCGCCTCGTGCGCATCCCAATGCTGTTGAATGTGTTTAGCGTCAATTACTGTCACTACCGCATCAAGTAATAATTTCTCCTGCATATCCTCATCCACAAAGAACGTTTGTATCACAGGGGCAGGATCTGCCAAACCAGTAGTTTCAATGACAATATGATCAAATTTATGGCGACGTTTCATTAAATTACCGATAATGCGAATCAAATCCCCTCGCACGGTGCAACAAATACAACCGTTATTCATTTCAAAGATTTCCTCATCAGCATCTATCACCAACTGATTATCGATGCCTACCTCGCCATACTCATTAACAATTACCGCAACTTTTTTGCCATGTTCATGGGTAAGGATACGATTTAGTAATGTGGTTTTTCCTGCCCCCAAATATCCTGTTAATACCGTTACAGGAATTGTCGAATTACTTGCCATAGCAACCATAATTAAAAAAATCTCTCATTAAACTACTTTTCATTATAATCAAGTTCTCTGTTGTCCTTGTCAAGGGAAAATCACACTAAAAACAAACTCAAAAATTATGTTATCTTAAAATAGTAGGGTACTATAAAATAATCCCTTAAACTCAGTACCTATAAACAGGGAAAAGAAACCAAAAAATAAATTCGTAAGTTACACTTTTCCTTAACATTTTTTATAACCAATTACCATAACAATAAATGAATAATTGGTTAATAATATAACTTATATTTATGTAAACTATTTACACAAACTAGAACTGATGAATAACGAAACATTATCTACCGCCCGTGGGTCTGAAAAAGTAGAGCTTTCCCTTCACCTTGATTCCGATTTGGTGGAAAAAATCAAGCACTTGAGTAATGATCCTAGTAGAATAGTAGAAACGGCCTTAAAAGAGTGGTTGAAGGGGGAAAGACAGCAGGATGATGATTTGACCCGTAGTTTAAGACGTAATCCTCCCGTACCTCCTAGGGGAGAATGGAATGATTAAGGGCAAAAACCCATTTGGTGATGATGACATTGCATTAGGTACGAATATATTTGTACACTTAAATGATTTGTCTGATAGGATTAAATAAATATCTCTCGGTAGGTCTGAAAATTAACTAAATAAAGATTATTTTATTAGTAAACTTATACCTTTAATTTTAATAATATTTTTAGTTTTTGCCCCTAATTTACTGGCGAGGGAATCAATGATTTTCTAATTACAATTGGCGACATCACTGATGATGATAGTAGACAAAATCGAATACAACTGTCGGGATATATCTACGTTGGGAGCGGAGTTAGTCTTTACTCAGGATCAAGAGGGGAATTATATTTCTTTTTTTTGGCAACCTACCGAAGACATATCATTGAGTTATAATAATCCGCCCTCCCATAATTGTATTGATTTTTTGTGTCCTTTACCTCTTGCCCCCTATTTAGAAAGAATCAGGCGGGTAATGGCAAGGCGCATTCCTGAACAGTGTCATTATATTTTGAACTACAGGGGCAAAGATTTTCCCTTTGAATTGATCATAAGTCCTATCATTGATCCTTATGGAGAGGTAAATCGGGTATTGGTCATGGGACACCGTTTACAATTTGAGGAGTTGGCTTTGACTTCTCCATCATCCCTACCGACTAATCCTGACCCTTTTCAGCAGGTTTTGACTCGTATTGCCCGTAACATCCGCAGTACCCTTGATCTCGATACCATTGGCAAACAAACCGTAGATAGCATTGGGGAGGCTCTACAGGTTTCTCGTTGTTTATTGTTGGTGCCTTCTCCCCAAGCCGAGGTGGTGTTGGTAAAGGCGGAGTATTGCCTTCCTGCTTATGAGAGTATGTTGGGCTGTACTTTTGATGTGGACAAGCATCTTTGCTTACAAGAGGCTCTTAGTTCTCAAAAACCTTGTGCCTATCATGATTTTCAGTTTAATGGGTTTCAATGTCAGTCAAGCCTTGTGGTGGGTACTTTTTATCAAAAAGAATTTAATAGTATTCTTGTACTTCATCAGTGCGATCGCCCCCGGCATTGGAACGTGGGAGAAGTAGAATTAATCCAAGAATTAGCAGATCAAGTGGGAACGGCGATCGCCCATGCTACCATTTATAAGAAACTAGAAGAAGCCAACCAAGAAGCAGAAGAAGCCTCAAGACTAAAAAGCGAATTTTTAGCCAGTACCAGCCATGAATTGAGAACACCCCTTAACGGAATGCTAGGATTTCTCCAACTGGTATTAGACGACATGGCAGACACCAAAGAAGAAGAAAGAGAATTTATCTCCCAAGCCTATAACTCAGCCCTCCACCTACTCAACCTGATCAACGATATTCTTGACATTGCCAGAATAGAAGCCAACAAAATTGAATTTAAATTTGAACAAATATCCCTCAACCAAATCTGCGAAGAAGTCGCCAAATTTGCCCATAATCAAGCAGTGAGAAAAAAAATAGACTTCAACATAAACCTACCACCTACCTACGACCCCATTATCATCTATTCCGACTACCAAAGACTACTACAAATAATGTTTAACCTCGTCGGTAACTCCCTCAAATTCACCCACCAAGGAAGTATATCCATCAGTGCAGAAATTATCTCCAAACCCCTCGAATTTAGAGACGAACAACTGCCCGGATTTGTCAAAATTAGCGTCGAAGATACAGGAATCGGCGTATCCCTAGAAAAACAAGACAATTTATTTGAAAAATTTTATCAAGTAGATGGCTCTCGTACCAAAGCCTACGGCGGCACAGGATTAGGACTTGCCATATCCAAAAGACTCATTGAAACCATGGGAGGTAAAATATCCTTTTATAGCATGGGAGAAGACTTAGGCTCCACCGTCACCCTTACCGTACCATTGATGCAACTACCTATTATCAAAGAATAAACATATATGGAAATCAACGAATTTATTGATCGTTTCACCGCAGGAGAAACAGACTTTTCCAACTCCGTTTTAGCAGGAATAGACCTAGCAGGAGTAGATCTCATCGGAGTTACCCTCGATAACGCCAACCTACAAAAATCAAACTTTACCTTTAGCTACCTTAGTCGTGGTAACTTTCACCGTGCCAACCTTGTAGAAAGCAATTTTAGCGGTGCCAACCTCAATCAGGCCAATTTTCGTTCCGCCAATCTGCACCGTACCGAATTCCATGGTGCCATTTTACAAAAAGCCGACTTTAGAGGAAGTCAATTAACCCTTGCCAACCTTCTCGATGCCAACCTCATCGAAGCAGACTTTAGAAACGCAGACTTAAATAACGCCAACCTAAAAGGAGCCTGTTTACGGGGAGCAAATTTAAGACAAGAAAAACGAGGAAATCCAGTCAACCTCATTGGTGCCAACTTAGATAAAGCCGATTTGAGAGGCTCCGATTTGAGAGGGGCAAACCTTCGGGGTGCTAGTTTAATCGGTACCAACCTAAGAGATGTTAACTTAAGGGGCGCTGATTTGACAGGGGCAAACCTAACCGAAGCCAACCTCAACGGTGCTTTTTTGACCGATGCCGAATGCACAGGGGCAAAATTTATCGGAGCCAATTTATCCAACGCCAAAATGGAAAGGGCAAATATGACCGATGCCGAATTAACCATGGTTAATATGGATAGTGCCTCCATGCCCGAAGCGAAATTCATTCGAGCCAATTTAGTTCAAGCTAACATGACTTTTGCTCGGATGAATAGAGCCGATTTTAGTCGCTCCAATCTTTACGGTGCCATTTTACGTAACGCTTCTTTGATGGAGGTATTTTTTGCCCGTACCAATTTAAGCTCCGCCGACATGAGTAACGCCAACTTAATTGGTGCTGATTTGAGTAGTGCGAATATTCTCAGCGTTAATTTTGAGGGTGCTATTATGCCCGACGGTCAAGTTTATCATTAAACTCCTGACCCACATGGTGGAACAATTTACCGTCATGGTGTCGTCATAAGGTACAGTTTGTTAAAGTAAAGATGATTTCTATTCATTTTATTAAAAATATCGCTGACGATCTATATGATTCCTTTCAAATTAGTTAGTAAACGTTTAATGGCTACCCTTGCGGTATCTAGTTCCTTGTTAGTCGGAATTCCTTATTTTGCCCTAGCCCAAAGTAACCCCGGATTGACTATTTTTAGTGGTGTTGAGCGTGAAAACATCCTCAACTATCACCTTGATTTTGGTGGCAGGGCTGGAAATTGGGATCGTTATCGTCTCAGGATTCCGGGTAATAGGTTAACTGAAGGGGTTTCCAAATTGTATGTCATCTATCCAGATTATTATACTGGTAGATTTGATGTCGATAGAATTGAAGTTAGGCAAAATAATCAAACTCTTCCATTGCGAGATGTAGTTTGGGATCAAGAAAGCAATTTTATCGAAATTGATTTAGAAGAACCTATATTAGAAAGTAGAGCCCTTGAAATTGTCATGTCCAATGTTCATAACCCCCGTTTTGGTGGTACCTTCTATTTTCAAGGACAGATGATGACCGCAGGACAAATTCCTATTCGTTTAAATATTGGTACTTGGATTTTAAGTATTAATTAATTTTCTTCGCAAAAAACCTTTAAATTTTGAGGGCGTAATATCTTACGTCCCAGTTTCTTTTTTGTAAGGATATTCACCTATATTATACTTAATAACATAAGTAGCTATTTAAAAATAAATCCATGACAGAAGAAAATAACGCTAATTCGACCTCAGCCAAAAAAACTCCTGCCAAGAAAAAAGAAAAGCCCCCTGCCATTGAAGATAAACCCTTTACCGAATTTATGGAAGAGCATTTTACTCCTTCCCTCAAAGATGCTTTTGCTAAACAGGGTATCGAAGAAATTGAGTTGGCTCTGCAAAAAGATAAAATTCCCGTATTGGGTTTGGAAAATAATCCTGAATGTTGGCAGTTACAAGGAAAATGGTGCGATCGCACCTTTGCCATTTATTTCCTAGAAGAAGATATAAAAGGACAAAAAGCATTTACCTGCACTGCTAACAGTAAAAAACCCAGTACCTTAGAATCATTTATGATCGATGAACGTCGGGTAAACCTAGATCTTTTGGTGTTATATACCCTACAACGCTTAAATGGTCAAAAATGGCTTTCTAGGAACTAATCTTGAGTCCAAATATGCTCACTGGGGGCGGGGAATGGGCAATGGGGAATTTATCAACGCTCACATCAACCCCCCCAAACGAATCCCTACCCCAAACACCACAAACAACACCCCTATAGTGGTAATCGCCACAATATGCCAAGCCAAAGAATTAAGGGTGTCAACGCTTAAGTTAGGAATAATAAATAATCTGGCATGAATTGCCAAAATTACCGTTAACAAGAGTAACCCCAACTTAATCACCACATAGCGAGACAAAAAAGAATCCCAAGCCCATAAACCCTGAAAATGGGGAAAATAAATCCACACCAATCCCAAACCCGTAACTATCTGTATCCCCAAAGCAATCAACCCCAACGTTTCAAAATTTTCCTCAAAATTTTCGATCAACTGAGGTTCTTTCTGTGTCCAAGCCTTGGGCAATACCATCACCGCTAAAATTAAATGTCCCCCCGTCCAGATAGTTGCACTTAGGGTATGGATTAATATCAATAGTTTAAAGATCATTTTTGTATATCATACTAAATCCTGTTTGAATAATATACTAATTAGGGCGGGGAACAGGGAACGGGGAACAGGCAAAAGATAACAATTGTTTATTGTCAATTGTTACACAGTGAACAATAGTAAACTTTACTAATCGGATTTGGTATCACTACATTATGTAATTTTTGCATTTAAAAGTCGTTTCTTTTGTGAAAACTTGCCCCAATTTTTTATTTTATATGTTAAACAATTAAAGATATTTTATTAATTTTTGTAAAAATCTTGAATGTTTTACGATGGCTTAATTGTAGCCTGAAACACCTTAAAATTAATAAAAATTAAAGATTGAATCCAAAAATTTTGTCTAAGATCATGGATAGGTCAAGAAAACTTAAATCAGAAAAAAACAGACATTAGATTGTTTCTTGTACCATGTGTTTTTTGCATAAACTTATCAAGTAAGATCTATGGCAGACTCTACAATTAACATAGCAACAAAGACAGAGCCACAATATAAACGCTGGGGATTACCCGCATGGCTCGTCTTTATCTGTGTGGTTACATTTACCGTACTACTATGTGCAGGAGCCGTAATTTATAAAAATGCTCCCCCCATCCCCGGTACAGTGGTATCTACGCAACAAGAAGTAATTTTAACCCATGAACAAATCGAACATGGACAAGTCACCTATTTAGGTAGGGGAGGGCAACACATCGGGAGTATTTGGGGACATGGAAGTTATCTCGCACCAGATTGGACAGCAGATGTTTTGCACCGTTGGGGTTTAGCCACGGCGGGGGTATTACATAACAACGATCCCAATTTTAGTCAAGAAGACTGGGAAGCCCTCGACAGGGTAGAACAAGCCATGTTACAGGCGGAGTTACAGCAAGAATTTAAGGCGAATCGTTATAGTAATGATACCGATACCCTTACCCTTACCTCTGCTCAAATCAAGGGTTTAGAACAAGTATTTGCAGATTATAAGCAACTATTAACCAACGGTTCCACAATTCATTCCATTCCCCAAGGATGGTTTAAAGATGATACCGAAATTCGTGATGTGACGGCGTTTTTTAGTTGGACTGCATGGGCAGCCTCTGCCAATCGCCCCAATGCTCCCTTTTCCTACACCGCCAATTTTCCCCATGATGATTTAATCGGAAACAATGCACCACCTCAGTTTATAATTTGGTCTATTGTTTCGGTTATTGTTTTAATTGCAGGGATTGCAGGGTTTATTTTTATTTACCTTACCCAAGAGGATGCAGAAGAAATTCAGGTGGTGGAAAGTCGCCCTTCTATTCGTATCGCTACCCCTAGCCAAAAAGCGACTACCCTTTTCTTTGGGGTTGCCATGGGGTTGTTTTGTGTACAGATGTTGATGGGTATGGTGACAGCCCATTATGCCGTGGAAGGGGATGGTTTTTATGGTGTACCGATTCAGAATTATCTACCCTATGCGGCTTCTCGTACATGGCACTTACAGTTAGCGGTGTTTTGGATTGCTACCTGTTGGTTAGCGGCGGGGTTATATTTTGCTCCCCGTTTCGGTAAAAATGAGCCGAAGTTTCAGGTATGGGGTAATAGTACCTTATTGGTAGCTTTAACCGTGGTGGTGGTAGGTTCTTTAATTGGTGGTTGGGCTAGTATTCAAGGTATTTTGGGCGGTGATCAGAGTTTCTGGTTTGGGCATCAAGGTTATGAATATGTGGAGTTAGGGCGATTATGGCAATTACTCCTTATTGGTGGGATGGTATTCTGGTTGTTTTTGATGTATCGTGCCTTAAAACCTGCCCTCAAGGCGGAGGGAAGCAAAACGGGCTTAAATCACTTTTTCCTATATAGTGCCATTACCATTCCTTTATTCTATGCCTCTGGTTTGATGTACACCAATCATACTCCTGTGAGTATTGCTGAGTATTGGCGTTGGTGGGTGGTACATCTTTGGGTAGAGGGCTTTTTTGAAGTATTTGCCACCGTGGCGATCGCCTATTTGTGCAGTGAATTAGGATTCTTGAAACGCTCATCCGCCCTTCGTGCTACCTATCTAACCACGATTCTTTATCTTGGTAGTGGGGTAATTGGTACACTACACCATCTCTATTTTGCTGGTACACCTGTATTTATTACTGCCATGGGTGCAGTGGCTTCGGCGTTGGAAGTAGTACCCTTAACCTTGATTGGTTTTGAGGTGTTAAAATCCATGCGGTTATCCCAAGAAGCCCAAGGATTTTATCGTTTACCCCTCAAGTTCTTTATTGCCACCTGTTTTTGGAATTTAATTGGGGCTGGGGTATTCGGATTTTTGATTAATCCTCCCATTGTGCTTTATTATTCCCAAGGTTTAAATACTACCCCTATTCATGCCCACTCCGCTTTGTATGGTGTTTACGGCTCCTTGGCGATCGCCCTTATGCTGTTTGCCCTACGAGAAATTACCCCCGATGAAGCATGGAGCGAAAAAGGCTTTAACTTCTCTTTTTGGTGGCTAAATATCGGCTTAGTGATGATGATGATTTTCGGGCTAATACCCAACGGATTTTATCAGTTAGTGCAATCGGTTAACCATGGTACATGGTACGCCAGAAGTGCCGAAGTCATTAGCTCAGGCTGGATGCGATGGACAGTGTGGCTAAGGATACCGGGAGATATTGTTTTCGCCATTGGTGCGGTGGTGTTAGTTATTTCCGTAATTAAAGCCATTTATGGCATTTTCCAACAACCTACCCAAGCCCAACCCGATGACATTCCCGTCATTACCTCCAAACTATAACAGTCGATCCAGAACTCAACTTATCTTAATGTTAGCCAGATCAAATAATGCAATTATTGCATAATATTCATAATAAGAGGGTAAAATATAGAAGATTTCCATAACCAAAAAAGAGGATGAGTCAAAAAGACACACATATCGAAGAAGCCGATCGCACCCTAAGACTAAAAAAACATCAACAACTATTCAACCTTCTTTCCATTGCCGCAGGACTAATCTTTTTACAGGGGTTTATGATTGCCCCCCTCATCCCCAGACTATCAGAAGTATTTAACGTTCCAGTCCAAGAAATCGGCTTTATCGTTCCTGCCTATATGCTCTCCTATGCCCTCATGGCACTATTTTATGGGCTATTATCAGATCGTTTTGGTCGTTGGTCAATTATTCGTCTCTCCCTGATTATTTTCGTAGTTTGTACCGCCCTCACCGCCACCTCCCAAAACGCAGGACAGATGGCAACATGGCGTTTATTAACAGGCATCGGAGCCAGTGGTGTAATACCCCTTACCTTTGCCCTCATCGGTGATTTATTCCCCTTTGATCAACGGGGAGTAAAACTAGGCTTAGTATTTGCCGCCATGGAAGGAGGTATGGCAGCAGGTTCGGCAGGGGGAGCTATTCTCGAACCCTACATCGGATGGCGTTGGCTTTTCCTCGGCACAGCTATCATGGCCGCCATAGTCCTTGTATTGTTAAATCCCTACGGGGCATTGTTTGATACCGCCAAAGCCGAAAAACTGCCCTCTATTCGCCAAATATTTAGGGGTTATAGCAAAGTTTTAGTAACTTTTCGGGGCAAAAGAACCTATAGTTATGTACTCTGGAATGGTGTTTATCACTCAGGGGTTTACACATGGCTAGGGTTATATTTATCCCAACGTTACGACATGGGAGCGTTAAATATCGGTTTAACTATCCTCGGTTATGGTATTCCCGGATTATTACTAAGTCCAGCCATTGGTAAAGCCGTAGATAAGTGGGGGAGAAGGTGGTTAATTCCCGCAGGATTAATCATGGCTGGGTTATCTGGATTATTTATGATCTTAAACATTCCCCCCTATATGACCACCATTTCTGTTTTAATTTTATCCCTCGGTTATGATCTCACTCAGCCCCTTTTCGTTGGTATCGTCACGGATTTGGGAGATGATGATAAATTGGGTCAAACCATGGGTTTAAAAGTATTTCTCTTATTTACAGGGTTTGGAGTTGGTAGTTTGATTTTTGGGGAATTACTCAATTTTGGCTTCGGTGTGAGTCTGGCTGTTTTTGGTTTCATTCAGCTAATTTCGGGATTAATTGCCATCCCCCTATTTTGGCGAGAAGTTCCTTGGAGTCAGTCTTCATCGTGATTTTTTTGTTGTTTCATGTCGGTGTTGGCAAAAAAGTGTTTTACCTTAAAAATGTCGCTTGAATGCCCCCGTTAAAATTCACAACAAAAATAAAACCCACAGAATTTAACGGGGGACGGGGCGTTGCTATCGGGGCGAATTCACTTCGCCCCACAGCCCCTCATGAAAAGCGACCAGCAAAAAAACATTCGTAGGATTGCACACAAGATAAAATCTTTGTGTTAAAATAAATCTTATGGCAATGTAAACACCATAAAGTTGTGCTAGTTATCGAAGCTAAATTATACGGAAACCAACCTCAAGACCAAAAATTAGATGAGATGATTCGCACTGCTAGTTTCGTGCGTAATTCTTGTATTCGCTATTGGATGGACCATAAGGGGGTTGGGCAGTATGATTTATCTCGCCTTTGTAAAGAATTAGCTAGTGAGTTTGAATGGGCAAAGAAACTCAATTCTATGGCTCGTCAAGCTAGTGCAGAAAGGGCTTGGGCTTCTATTAAACGGTTTTATGACAACTGTAAAAATCCATCTCTTAAGAAAAAAGGTTATCCTAAATTTAAGAAAGGTCGTTCTGTGGAGTACAAAACGACTGGATGGCAACTTTCTAAAGATGGAACTGCTATTAATTTTCGGGATGGATTTAAAGCAGGGTGGTTTAAAATGCGAGGTGGTTTTGACCTCAATTTCTACCAACTTAATCAAATTAAACGAGTTAGAGTTATTCGTCGTGCTGATGGATACTATTGTCAATTTTGTATTGACCAAGAAAGACAAGAGGATATTAAACCTAGTGGGAATGCTATCGGTTTAGATGTCGGTTTAAGTAGCTTTTATACAGATTCAAACGGTGTTAAAGTTAATAATCCAAGACATTTAAGAAAGTCTGAAAAGCAATTAAAAAGATTGCAAAGAAAAGTTAGCAAAAAGAAAAAAGGTAGTAATTCTCGTAAAAAAGCGATTAAGAAGTTAGGTAGAAAACACTTAAAAGTATCAAGGCAACGTAAAGACTGGCTTGTCAAATTAGCTCGGTGCGTGGTGTCATCTAACGATGTCGTAGCTTATGAGAAATTAACTGTTAAAAATATGGTCAAAAACCATTGTTTAGCTAAGAGTATAAATGATGCTTCTTGGAGAACTTTCTTTGATTGGTTAGAATACTATGGTAAAGTGATGGGCAAAGTTGTCTATGGTGTAAATCCACAATATACGAGTCAAGAATGTCCTCATTGTAAAGCCATAGTTAAGAAAACTCTATCTCAAAGAACCCATGTTTGCGAATGTGGTTGTGTAATGGATAGAGACGAAGCGGGGGCAATTAATATCTTAGCTAAAGCATTGAGAGAATTAAGTAGGGGTGGGCAATCCCAAACTTCCAGTCTGGAACTGGTAAACGCTAATGGACACATTAACCTCTGTCAACTGAGTGAAAACTTGATTGATAAGTTGGGTGGTTGAAGTTAGAATCCCTCACCATAATCTTTGATTTGGTGACGGGAGAATGTCAAATTGTAACATTCCCATGGATAAGGATAAAAATCCTCTTCTAATATGTACATTGCTACCGTAGACAACCAAAGAAAACTATCTTAAATAAATATAAAATTTTAAAATCAAGTTTTCACCATATCTATTAAAAAAAAAATCTCAATCTTTTGCTAGTAAATATATTTTTCCTTTTTTTAATATATTTAATTTTATATAAATAAAAGCTATTTTTTCATATTAAAAAAATAATTTTATACTTAAAAAGTAAATATTTTTGTACTAGATTGCTAAAGAAAAAAAAAGATGTATAATATAATGCCCAGCCATCAAAAGTACTAGGGGCGTACTATTAATGCACATTAACTAATTTATATACCCATGAATGAGATCACCGATATAAATGCGATCGCCACTAGCTCTAGTAAAAAATCTAATTATAATCATCAAAAAGAATCGGCGATCGCCCTGCTTTATAGTTGTGGAGAAGAAGATATAAACGAACTATTTTGGGAAAAAATATCAGAGCCATATCGCTCAATTTTAGAAGATTGTTATCTGGTAGCAGAAGATGGAAAGTTTACAAAATTAAGTCAGATTACTAATAACATTAAATACGATAAATTAAACTATATAAAACTAGGAGTACAACTCTACCAAGTAAAATATTACCGACTATATCAAGGAGTATATACTTCCTTCAAACAATACTGTGAGCAAGAGATTCACTATCCCCTCTGGCGTGCAAACAAAATAATAAAAGCCTCCAATGTAGCCATAAAACTAATCAAATATGGATTTAGAATTATTCCCCAAAATGAAGCCCAAGCCCGTCCCCTTGTCAAATTATCAGAACAAGAATTATACGAAAAATGGCAAGAAGTTTTAGACACCTACCCCTTCCATAGTATTACAGCAAAAAAATTAAAAAATTAATTTATGGAGAAAAACATCCCGAAAAAGGAACCCTAAAACTGCCCCTAACAGTTTTAGAAGATATTGAAAATAAAGCCCTAGAAAATGGTATTTCTGTAGGAGAATTATTAACCAAAGTATTTAGGGGAGAATTAATCATTCATCAAGATGGACAATTGGAATATTCATCAGCAAAAGAAGAAGAAACCATAGAAAAAATCCCCCTCCAAAGTATTGAAAAATGGCAGGAAGATTTGCAAAATATCTCCCTACAAGAAGATAATAAAATAGATGACTTTGCCGAAGAATTAGCAGAAAAAATAAAAAATACTGTAGTAGATTTTAAATCAGTCATTAAAAAGTGTTTTATAAACTCTTTCTTTGCCAAAGCCGTAAATAATTGACAAACTTAATGGAGTAAATATAACCCCATCTAAAAAGGTTATATCTACCCCATGGATCGATAATCAAATTAATAACTAATATCCCCTCTCATCGGGGTTTTTTCTAGGTAGAAAAAGACTTGCCACAACCGCAGGTTTGATTGGCATTGGGGTTGGTAAACTGGAAACCCCCACCAATCATTGCATCGCTATAATCTAACATTAACCCATAAAGATATAACAGGCTTTTGCGATCGCACACTATTTTAAAACCATCATAATCAAACACATCATCCTGTTCAGTAACATTATTAATATTTTCAAAATCCATCATATAAGACATCCCAGAACAACCGCCCTGTCTGACTCCTACCCGCAAACAA
The sequence above is a segment of the Cyanobacterium stanieri PCC 7202 genome. Coding sequences within it:
- a CDS encoding nitric oxide reductase, NorZ apoprotein (PFAM: Cytochrome C and Quinol oxidase polypeptide I~COGs: COG3256 Nitric oxide reductase large subunit~InterPro IPR000883~KEGG: amr:AM1_A0139 cytochrome b subunit of nitric oxide reductase~SPTR: Cytochrome b subunit of nitric oxide reductase), with translation MADSTINIATKTEPQYKRWGLPAWLVFICVVTFTVLLCAGAVIYKNAPPIPGTVVSTQQEVILTHEQIEHGQVTYLGRGGQHIGSIWGHGSYLAPDWTADVLHRWGLATAGVLHNNDPNFSQEDWEALDRVEQAMLQAELQQEFKANRYSNDTDTLTLTSAQIKGLEQVFADYKQLLTNGSTIHSIPQGWFKDDTEIRDVTAFFSWTAWAASANRPNAPFSYTANFPHDDLIGNNAPPQFIIWSIVSVIVLIAGIAGFIFIYLTQEDAEEIQVVESRPSIRIATPSQKATTLFFGVAMGLFCVQMLMGMVTAHYAVEGDGFYGVPIQNYLPYAASRTWHLQLAVFWIATCWLAAGLYFAPRFGKNEPKFQVWGNSTLLVALTVVVVGSLIGGWASIQGILGGDQSFWFGHQGYEYVELGRLWQLLLIGGMVFWLFLMYRALKPALKAEGSKTGLNHFFLYSAITIPLFYASGLMYTNHTPVSIAEYWRWWVVHLWVEGFFEVFATVAIAYLCSELGFLKRSSALRATYLTTILYLGSGVIGTLHHLYFAGTPVFITAMGAVASALEVVPLTLIGFEVLKSMRLSQEAQGFYRLPLKFFIATCFWNLIGAGVFGFLINPPIVLYYSQGLNTTPIHAHSALYGVYGSLAIALMLFALREITPDEAWSEKGFNFSFWWLNIGLVMMMIFGLIPNGFYQLVQSVNHGTWYARSAEVISSGWMRWTVWLRIPGDIVFAIGAVVLVISVIKAIYGIFQQPTQAQPDDIPVITSKL
- a CDS encoding major facilitator superfamily MFS_1 (PFAM: Major Facilitator Superfamily~COGs: COG2814 Arabinose efflux permease~InterPro IPR005829:IPR011701~KEGG: syp:SYNPCC7002_A1793 major facilitator transporter~PFAM: major facilitator superfamily MFS_1~SPTR: Transporter, major facilitator family subfamily); translation: MSQKDTHIEEADRTLRLKKHQQLFNLLSIAAGLIFLQGFMIAPLIPRLSEVFNVPVQEIGFIVPAYMLSYALMALFYGLLSDRFGRWSIIRLSLIIFVVCTALTATSQNAGQMATWRLLTGIGASGVIPLTFALIGDLFPFDQRGVKLGLVFAAMEGGMAAGSAGGAILEPYIGWRWLFLGTAIMAAIVLVLLNPYGALFDTAKAEKLPSIRQIFRGYSKVLVTFRGKRTYSYVLWNGVYHSGVYTWLGLYLSQRYDMGALNIGLTILGYGIPGLLLSPAIGKAVDKWGRRWLIPAGLIMAGLSGLFMILNIPPYMTTISVLILSLGYDLTQPLFVGIVTDLGDDDKLGQTMGLKVFLLFTGFGVGSLIFGELLNFGFGVSLAVFGFIQLISGLIAIPLFWREVPWSQSSS
- a CDS encoding transposase, IS605 OrfB family (PFAM: Putative transposase DNA-binding domain; Probable transposase~TIGRFAM: transposase, IS605 OrfB family, central region~COGs: COG0675 Transposase and inactivated derivatives~InterPro IPR001959:IPR010095~KEGG: ana:all5207 transposase~PFAM: transposase IS891/IS1136/IS1341 family; transposase IS605 OrfB~SPTR: Transposase;~TIGRFAM: transposase, IS605 OrfB family); the protein is MLVIEAKLYGNQPQDQKLDEMIRTASFVRNSCIRYWMDHKGVGQYDLSRLCKELASEFEWAKKLNSMARQASAERAWASIKRFYDNCKNPSLKKKGYPKFKKGRSVEYKTTGWQLSKDGTAINFRDGFKAGWFKMRGGFDLNFYQLNQIKRVRVIRRADGYYCQFCIDQERQEDIKPSGNAIGLDVGLSSFYTDSNGVKVNNPRHLRKSEKQLKRLQRKVSKKKKGSNSRKKAIKKLGRKHLKVSRQRKDWLVKLARCVVSSNDVVAYEKLTVKNMVKNHCLAKSINDASWRTFFDWLEYYGKVMGKVVYGVNPQYTSQECPHCKAIVKKTLSQRTHVCECGCVMDRDEAGAINILAKALRELSRGGQSQTSSLELVNANGHINLCQLSENLIDKLGG